One genomic window of Cicer arietinum cultivar CDC Frontier isolate Library 1 unplaced genomic scaffold, Cicar.CDCFrontier_v2.0 Ca_scaffold_419_v2.0, whole genome shotgun sequence includes the following:
- the LOC101500520 gene encoding protein DETOXIFICATION 51-like, with translation MNNYTENLISMADSTMRDTENETQMIITEVKSLLAVALPIALTALIFYARSMVSMMFLGKLGDVELAAGSLAIAFANITGYSVLSGLSLGMEPLCSQAFGANRPKLLSLTLQRCIIFLLVCSIPISFLWYQMSRIFYFLHQDEKITRMSQTYLVFMLPDLVTNSFLHPIRVYLRAQSVTYPVTLATLVGTFLHLPFNFLLFKRGISGIAIASAASNFSVLVFLIVYIWISGVHKATWNAPSLKCFSGWEPLIRLAAPSCVSVCLEWWWYEIVIVLCGVLVDPTATVAAMGILIQTTSLIYVFPSSLGLAVSARVGNELGANRPKSARVSAVLAVFFAAIMGFTAAVFAMMMRRRWGKMFTGDEEILRLTAVALPILGLCELGNCPQTVGCGVVRGTARPKGAANVNLSAFYMVGMPVAVGLAFWFDFGFCGLWLGLLSAQVCCAGLMLYIVGTTDWEQQACRAQLLMSFDEGNGSDGQKEPLINGLENA, from the coding sequence ATGAACAACTACACGGAAAATCTAATTTCAATGGCTGATTCCACAATGCGAGACACGGAAAATGAGACGCAGATGATAATTACCGAAGTGAAATCCCTTTTAGCAGTGGCGTTACCAATAGCACTAACAGCTTTAATATTCTACGCGCGTTCCATGGTATCTATGATGTTCCTCGGTAAACTAGGTGACGTGGAACTCGCAGCAGGTTCATTAGCAATAGCTTTTGCAAACATAACCGGTTATTCCGTTCTTTCCGGTTTATCGTTAGGAATGGAACCGCTTTGTTCTCAAGCTTTCGGTGCTAACCGTCCAAAACTTCTCTCATTAACACTTCAACGGtgcataatttttcttttagtgTGTTCCATTCCCATTTCTTTCTTATGGTATCAAATGTCTAGAATCTTCTATTTTTTACATCAAGATGAAAAAATCACCCGCATGTCACAGACTTATCTTGTTTTTATGTTACCCGATCTTGTAACTAACTCTTTTCTTCATCCAATTAGAGTTTACCTTCGCGCTCAATCCGTCACCTACCCGGTTACTTTAGCAACGTTGGTCGGAACTTTTTTACAtttaccttttaattttttacttttcaaaaGAGGAATTTCTGGAATTGCTATTGCTTCGGCTGCTTCTAATTTTTCggttttggtttttttgatTGTTTATATTTGGATAAGTGGGGTCCACAAAGCAACGTGGAATGCGCCGAGTTTAAAGTGTTTTTCCGGCTGGGAGCCGTTGATTCGGCTCGCTGCGCCGAGCTGTGTTTCGGTTTGTTTAGAATGGTGGTGGTATGAGATAGTTATTGTTTTATGTGGGGTACTGGTGGACCCCACTGCTACTGTTGCTGCTATGGGGATTTTAATTCAAACGACGTCGTTGATTTACGTTTTTCCTTCGTCGTTGGGACTCGCGGTTTCGGCGCGTGTTGGAAATGAGCTTGGAGCGAATCGTCCTAAAAGTGCGAGAGTTTCAGCGGTGTTGGCGGTGTTTTTTGCGGCGATTATGGGATTTACGGCGGCGGTTTTTGCTATGATGATGAGACGGAGGTGGGGGAAGATGTTCACCGGAGATGAAGAGATTTTACGGTTAACAGCGGTGGCGTTACCGATATTAGGATTGTGTGAGCTTGGAAACTGTCCGCAGACGGTTGGTTGCGGTGTTGTGAGGGGAACGGCACGGCCGAAAGGGGCGGCGAATGTGAATTTAAGTGCTTTTTATATGGTGGGGATGCCGGTTGCGGTTGGGCTTGCTTTTTGGTTTGATTTTGGGTTTTGTGGGCTTTGGTTGGGCCTTTTATCGGCCCAAGTTTGTTGTGCGGGACTTATGTTGTATATTGTGGGGACCACTGATTGGGAACAACAGGCATGTAGGGCTCAGTTATTAATGTCATTTGATGAAGGAAATGGATCGGACGGACAGAAAGAGCCATTGATTAATGGTTTGGAAAATGCTTGA